A segment of the Lolium perenne isolate Kyuss_39 chromosome 3, Kyuss_2.0, whole genome shotgun sequence genome:
cagcaagtaaacatgcagtagaacagtaaataaacggtgattcgatatttggaaacaaggcctagggatcctactttcactagtggacactctcaacaatgataacataataaaactactctacactctcttgttggataacaaacacaattcattgtgtagggctataaaagcacacctcaagccggagtaaacaagctccacaacatccggagttcatatttaagtaacctctagtgtgcataatagaccgttgcaatttagaccgagtactaacatagcatgcacactgtcaccatcagcaatgaaagggggaatagaccgcatcaatactatcatagtaatagttaactccataatctacaagagattacaatcataacctatgccaagtactacaggatgcacacactgtcaacattacatcatggaggaggaatagagtactttaataacatcactagagtagcacatagattgatagtgatacaaagctcatcatatggatctcaatcatgtaaggcagctcatgagatcattgtattgaagtacatggaagagagatatgaaccacatagctaccggtagagccctcagcctcgggggagaactactccctcctcatcatgggagatagcagcggtgatgaaggtggcggtggtgtcgatggagatgccttccgggggcaattccccgacccggcagggtgccggaacagagacttctgtcccccgaatcttggcttcgcgatggcggcggctctggaacttttctcgtatcgtggcttattcttctagggttttcgcgacggaggctttaagtaggcggaagggtgatacgcgtacagcacgcgtccgttgggaaccccaagaggaaggtgtgatgcgtacagcggcaagttttccctcagtaagaaaccaaggtttatcgaaccagtaggagccaagaagcatgttgaaggttgatggcggcgagatgtagtgcggcgcaacaccagggattccggcgccaacgtggaacctgcacaacacaaccaaagtactttgccccaacgaaacagtgaggttgtcaatctcaccggcttgctgtaacaaaggattagatgtatagtgtggatgatgattgtttgcagaaaacagtagaacaagtattgcagtagattttattcgattaaaagaatggaccggggtccacagttcactagtggtgtgtctcccataagataaatagcatgttgggtgaacaaattacagttgggcaattgacaaatagagaggacatgacaatgcacatacatgatatgatgagtattgtgagatttaattgggcattacgacaaagtacatagaccgctatccagcatgcatctatgcataaaaagtccaccttcaggttatcatccgaaccccttccagtattaagttgcaaacaacagataattgcattaagtatggtgcgtaatgtaatcaataactacatcctcggacatagcatcaatgttttatccctagtggcaacagcacatccacaaccttagaactttctgtcactgttctagatttaatggaggcatgaacccactatcgagcataaatactccctcttggagttaagagtaaaaacttggccagagcctctactaataacggagagcatgcaagatcataaacaacacataggtaatagattgataatcaacataacatagtattctctatccatcggatcccaacaaacacaacatatagcattacagatagatgatcttgatcatgttaggcagctcacaagacccgacaatgaagcacaattaggagaagacgaccatctagctactgctatggacccatagtccaggggtgaactactcactcatcactccggaggcgaccatggcggtgaagaatcctccgggagatgattcctctctccggcagggtgccggaggcgatctcctgaatcccccgagatgggattggcggcggcggcgtctctggaaggttttccgtatcgtggctctcggtactgggggtttcgcgacgaaggttataagtaggcggaggagataggtcagggggccgcacgagggccccacacaacaggccggcgcggccaaggcccaggccgcgccgccctggtgtctggccaccttgtggccccacttcgtatcctcttcggtcttctggaagcttcgtggaaaataggcccctgggcgttgatttcgtccaattccgagaatatttccttactaggatttctgaaaccaaaaacagcagaaaacagcaactggctcttcggcatctcgttaataggttagtgccggaaaatgcataaatatgacataaagtatgcataaaacatgtagatatcatcaataatgtggcatggaacataagaaattatcgatacgtcggagacgtatcaaagggcagcctcggaggagtcctggtggacccacaccataggggggcgccccccccttggtcgcgccgccttgtggggtggggccccctggctcccctttggcccctcttcggtgctctggaagcttccgtgaaatataagatcgtgagccttgatttcgtccaattccgagaatatttcctttgtaggatttctgaaaccaaaaacagcacaaaacaggaactggcacttcggcatcttgttaataggtttgttccggaaaatgcatcaaaacgatataaagtgtgaataaaacatgtaggtattgtcataaaacttacatggaacataagaaattatagatacgtttgagacgtatcagtgattcGAGCGCGCTGAAGCTGTCTGCGGGAGCTGTAGCGGCGGCAGGGACGATCGCGACTTCGCCGGTGACCTGTATCAACGAAGTGGACTTCCCCTTCGTTCAGTACACTACTCCTTGACCCGTCTACCCTTGCATGCTGAGCTGCACACCTCCTCGTCCTCTGCGGCTGCCTCACAACAAACGACGTCCGAAACATCGCCAACATCGGCATTCGTCTCGCCGACATCTAAGTTGTGCATGAACGTCGCTGGGTCATGGTCTCCACTTCCCTCTTCCACGTCAGCTGGCTCGATCCCGATAGGTGCGCCAAGAGTGTCCTATTGAGGCCACTGGCACCTGCTCCCTAATTTGAGGAGAGGGTACATGCATGGGCGAGCCCGAAACGCAAATATCCAAAACACGAAACGTTCAAATTTATACAAATTTTGTAAAATAAATCTAAATCTATAAAAAAAACTAAATTAAATCTAGTGGCGGTCGAAGGCGCTGAAGTCGAGGGCGCTATCGGTGCCGTCGCCAACGTCGTCGTCCGAGCCGAACTCGAACGACAACGAAGAAGCCTCCTCCTTCTTCACCGCCGGTGTCGCTGCCGGTGTCGTAGCAGTACCAGGCCCGTTGAGGTCGAGGACGATGTTGTTGTCGATCGCCGACCACCACTCCGCCTGCCTACCGATTACCGTCGGCCCTCATTGAACGAACGTCGCAGCAGCAGATGCTGCCCGCCGCATCCTCTAGATCATCGGTGCCACGGGAAGCCGCCTGCATCACCAGCTCCAACTCCCACCACttcttctccggtggcggcagTTGGGATGGGAGGATCAGTGCCCTGTGGTGCCCGAGGATCGGCGTTTGCTCCTTCGCCGCCGTCTCCTTCTTCGGGCGGAAGAGCGCCGGTGCCAACGAAGACGATCGTGGACCGTCCGGATGATGATCCCTCCACTCCGTCTAGGCGTAGGGTAGGGCGCCGATCGTTGTCGGCCGCCTGAGCTTGAGCTGGAGCATGACGAGCTTGAAAGCGCAGCGGGAGGGGTGGACATGGTGGGTAGCACACTGGCCGACAAGGAAGATCCCCCTGCCGCGGGCTGTAGCCACGTGCGATGAGCGTGGCATCAATGCCTCGCCCCTTGCCACCACTCTCGTCTGTCGATGCGGTCATACCTGCCGGCGTCGGGGCCAACAAACATGGCAATCTCTGCCTCGCTCTCCCGCTGGAACACATCCACCTAGTCGTGGCTTGTTGGGGACCACCTCGGTTGCGCGCGTTGCTACGGCCTCATCCGTGCCCAACGCTCGTCAATGAGCGGAGCTCCGGTCCCATTGGCAATGGCGGGATTGCATAGCCTGCGTTTGACATATGCCACCCATGTGGGAGGCGGTACTCCGGCAGCACGAGCATGTGGGCTCGGTGAAACACCTCCGCCTCGTTGAGGCTGAGGTTGTGCGGCATGTCTTCACTGATGCCAGTGCCGGTGCCGCTGCCGCTGGCCTCATGATTGTGTGCCATGGAGGCGGAGGTTGAGATTGTTGCGGAGGCTAGGGTTTGACGGAGGAGGGGAGTGGTGGAATGGACAGAGACGGGGAGGAACGGCCGGTATATAGCGGGCAGCGAGTCGCATTCAGTCGGAAACGTCGCACACCGTCTTGGCGTCGCCTCGGGAACCATCGCGCCCATTGAAGACGACGACCGGCCTTCTCCACGTGGACAGTCAATCCTGAATATGCGTCTACTCTCGCTGCCAAGACGCCCCCACACCTAACCCAACGTGgtgcgaggcgccggcgcgcccacTCGGCACCCCGCGTGATTCGCGTGAAGGGGCCGACATGGGTTGCCGGCTGTTATTTTGCGCTCCAAAAATAGCTGGCTACTTATTGAACGTGCGGATGTAGCCAGAAAATGCATCCCACCTCAAATCGTTATTGGAGTCGCCATGGGACGCGCTGGTGAAGATGCTCTCTCGCGGGACGTGAGCCTGGATGCCAGCGAATCTCCTGCGTCTTGCGGGAGAACTCTACCCCCGGTCGATCCGTTACTGAGGATCTATCTAACAGACGGGACACACGGGACCGTCCTAACCAACGCAAACACTGGTACAGGCCACTGTTCATTATTCGTCGCGCACGCCCGAATATGCCCGAATACGGCAGGAAATACCCTGACTGCAACGATCTGGACGAGGCTTATTGGTCTAGCTATCCAGAGCAGCTGCACCCGGGTGCCAATGTGGATTTCCGGAGTCATCCATCCAACAGTGTTAGAAGTGAATAACCTGAAGTATGAAAAGCCAGCTGCAGGCATTAGGACGAACTGAACTCTACGCCTTGGTGGACTTCACGCATCAGTTCAGGGAAAGAAGGAAGGGACACAGCATGCGGGATAGGAGCCGTACCCACGGCCCAGAAGCAGGACAGGGCAGCCACCAAGGCAGGCGTCGTACATCCAGCAACAACACAGATGTGGATGGGGTCTTAGAATCACTGGCCAGGTGTTCGTTGGTGACAGGAACCTGGAGGCGCGCGGGGTTGTGGCCGGCTGCAGGGAACCAGGAGTAACGCGGGGCTCGTTACCATATAAATTGCCAGCAAAGAGCGACGACGCTTACCGCTCGAGCAGCAAACACGTCCAGGATAAATAAAAGGTCGACGACAACTCTGGAGATGAAGGAAAAAACAACACCGCTGATGAAGGGACGACGAGCCTGAACCGCCAGTACCACGAAGACaacagaggaaaaaagaagactAAGGAAAAACAGGGATAAAGGGAAAAACAATTCGGGCGGCATGGAATCATCAAGTGCTCCGCAGACCCGGTAAGCAAAAGGCAAACTGTCCGCAAACGCCTAAAAACTCAACAAGTTTCGCGCGCAGAGGCCGTCCCCCGGGATTTTCCttgctccaccgtgaaccacgtgtCGCGCGGGGAATCTTTCCCTTCGCAAAGGTTGTCCTTTTTCTAGAGAATTTGACAGCAAGGCAGTAGTTACCTTGTGCCATCAGCACCCATCATAATAGTTCAACAATTGGTCGTCTTGTTTGTCTTGTTTATTACTAGTCCGTAAGTACATTCCCAAGTAAATTTCCCAGAATTCTGATTTTTTGACGGTCAGTTCGCCGACTTGTCATCTCGCCGATTTTAATATCCGAGACCCTGATAGTGAGAATACATTACATTGCTTTTTCTTTCCCGACTCTAGGCACTACACACATATATTACAATTTTCACAAATTCAAGGTATATTAACTATATTGTATTACTCCCTCTGTTCAACAATATAAACTAAAGTGAAAATCTACGTACATATAAACTAAAGTGAAAATCTACGTACTAAAAAtagactagatacaaactaaATTGGGTCAACCAACGAAAGTGCTTCAACATCTTACATATCCAAACGGATGGACAATACTATTCTCTAATGTCTACCTTCacatagatgacatatagttggtgccACTCAATATTTGATGTAATTATTTTTCAGCATTGTGTGATATCATGCCGTCTTTATCGAGAAAGTGCCATCTGGTCATGCTTAAAGGAAACCAACAAAATAGATGGATGCCTTGATACAACCACATAGAGGAGATATTCACAAATTTTTCATGGCTATTTGGCTAATTCTACTGCTTCTATAAACACAAATGATGAGTTGGCGATAGTTGCCATGGAGGAAGAGCAACGAgataaagtttttttttttaatttgacAAGCAAGAAGAAAATATCGACACTAACATTGGCCACAAAAACTTAAGTAACTTTGCATCAAGGAATGTTAGAAGAAAAATTTAAGGTAACATGTACGAATTATTTACTGTGCAATTGCTCGTTTGGATGTATTTAAGTGTTATTGACAGCACATGTTTACGCGTATAGTTATTACCGTTGTGATGTCTACATAAATTTTTCTTTTTTGAGGTAAAAAGGCTCCAAATTTTAGTCTCGCTCCAGGGCCTCTAAAATCCAGGACCGGTCCTGTCACCACATCCTCACCCAGCAACAAAGAAAATGGTCTTCTTCTCCACGcagctcctcctcctgctcctgctgcccatcttgGGCTCTCTGCTTCTGCTAGCGAGGAGCGGCAGGAAAGGCAAGCTTGCTCCCGGACCCGTAGGTATGCCGATGCTCGGGAACCTGCACCAGCTGGGCCCGCTCCCGCACCGGAACCTGCGGGATATCGCTCGGCGGCACGGCCCCGTGATGCTGCTCCGCCTAGGCGCGACGCGCATGCTCGTGGTGTCGTCGGCGTCGGCGGCGCGCGAGGTGCTCCAGACGCACGACGCCGACTGCTGCAGCAGGACGGCGGGCCCTGGGCCAAAGCTCCTCTCCTACGGGTTCAAAGACGTGGCGTTCGCACCCTACGGCGAGCAGTGGCGCGAGATGCGCAAGCTCTTCGTCAAGGAGCTCGTCAGCATGCGCCGTGTCAAGGCCGCGTGGGGCGCGCGCCAGGCGCAGGTGGAGAAGCTGATGGCCGGCTTGACCCCCAACACGCCGGTGGCCCTCGGCGAACGCATCTACGGCCTcgtcaatggcatcatctgcaccgTGGCGTTTGGCGACGTCTACGGTGCAGAGATGTTCCATCGCGTGCTCGGCGAGGCGTTGGAGCTGCAGGCCAGCTTCTCGGCGGAGGACTTCTTCCCGAACGCGGCCGGCCGCCTGGTCGACCGCCTCACCGGCCTCGCCGCCAGCCGCGATCGGAGCTTTGCAGCCATCGACACTTTCTTGGAGGTGGTCATCGAGCAGCACCTGGAGCCCAAGAGCGAGAGGGAGGGCAGCGACCTCGTCGACGTCCTCATCAACCTCTCCAAGGAGCAGCCGGCCTTCACCAGGGACAATGTGAAGGCGATCCTCATGGTACGTGCATGTTAACAGAGCTCTTTCTCCGCATTACATTATAATTATTAAGATATATAAAATCAAATTGTCTCTAACCGAACGCAGGACACGTTCGTGGGAGGCGTGAACACGACCTCGGTGACGATCATGTGGGCGATGTCGGAGCTGATCCGGAACCCGCGGGTGCTGAAGAAGGTACAGGAGGAGATCAGGGTGGCGGCGCGAGGCAACAACTGGGTGCAACCGGAAGACATGCCCAAGCTGAGCTACCTCAGGATGGTGGTGAAGGAGACGCTGCGGCTGTACCCGCCGGCGACGCTGCTGCTACCGCGGGAGGCGCTGCAGCACGTCAAGATCGGCGGCTACGACGTGCCGGCGAGGACGAGGGTGGCCGTGAACGTGTGGGCCATCGGGAGGGATCCGGCGAGCTGGGGCGAGTGCGCGGAGGAGTTCGACCCGGACAGGTTCGAGGCCGGAGCGAGCCACGGCGAGGTGGACCTGCACGGTGCACACTTCGAGCTGCTCCCGTTCGGCGCCGGCAGGCGGATCTGCCCGGGCATCGCCATGGCGCTGATGAACGTGGAGTTCACGCTGGCCAACCTGCTGTGCGGCTTCGACTGGGCGCTGCCGGAGGGGACGGAGGTGGAGGACATAAGCATGGAGGAGACAGGCGCCGGGCTGACCTTCCACCGCAAGACGCCGCTCGTGCTCGTGCCCACCCTGCCTCAGCGCGCCTAAGTAAGTAAGGGAATTGATTGTTCTAACAGCTGCATGCAATGCTTGTTCGGCCAATTCTTTGGTCGTTGTTGGCTATGTTTACTGCTTTTTAGCTAGGCCGGATGATCCACGAGTGATAAGCAATCTCGATCGACTATTTATATATTTGCAGCTGCCACACTATGCTAATCATGTGATGTGCCCATTCTCAGCTCCTTAATCAATGATGTGATATATTAGTATTATTACCATGTGATGACCATCATATAAGCGTCAGTTTTTCTTCTTCGCAGTTTGTGGAGAAGGATTGTCTGCATGTGTGGTATTTTGATGGGCGTGACATACTCCACCTTTTATTCATTCCGTTCATACCAGCGTTTATTTATGCATGACTTGCATATGCAAATTTTCTTGGAAAAAGTCCAAAAATCCACAATCAGACTTGAAGTTTTCAAAACACAGTAAGTCTATTCGATCTGTAGTTGAAGGAAAACACGACAACACACGCGGTCGAGTAGCTGATTCAAGATATCAAGTTGTCACTCAATGAGTACATGGGTTTCTCGCCAGGACGGTGACAGAACCAAGACAGTCGCCCTGGACACAGTGAACGCACACGATCGAGTAGCTGATTCAAGATGTACCCGCTACAGCGTTCCTCTCTTTCTTCTTTCTTGGACAAACGCAGGCATTGTATTATTCAGTGGACGAAGCTAAATCGGCTAGCCTTCCATTCACATGCTACAACCAAAGACCGTGGCGTGTGGGCCGACCCACCCACGCTGCGTCTCGTGATTGAGCGAGACGTAAAATGGTGTCTGACGAGGCCATTCGTGCAGGCTGTGAGCCTGTGACTCATGCTGGGCTGGGCATGACGCTCTCATCCACGGCTTCCGCCACCTCTTGCATTTCGCCACAATTTTCTCCAATGAAATCTTCTTGCGCATCCATGTGCCAGCCGCTGCTTGCATGTTAAACCACTTCCGGTGTCATTTTTGTTTTTGTCATCGCCAACAGATTAATACGTAAGATGAGAGCATCGTCACCTGCACCCCGTAACTCTGTTCGGCAACAGCAACAACACAAGCGTTTTGGAGTCGCCCGATGATGCCGCCGTTTTGGGGCCTGCTGCCCATAGCGCGCGGCGCCAAATGACCAGCTCAAATGCAAAATATTTGTTACTTGCAAAAAAAATCCTCAAATGTAACATACTTgccatttgcaaaaaaaaaaaaaaaaaaaaaaaaaaacctaggaTATTACAGGGTGGAGCTTCTCCAAGCCGGAACCCAACACTCATCATATATTGGGGATGATGGGGATGTCGCCATCGTAGAGGACACGTCCGATGGCGACATTGTCGCCGATGCCTGCGAAGGCGGATCCCGTCTGGATCCGCGCTCCGAATGTCTCTTTCCCCACAATGGGCGCCAACTATCACTGTGTGAATGACAAGTACGCCATGGAGGGTACCTCACAACATGTAGAGAGAGGTGCATGTAAGACGGTAAGCTACCGGTACGGTGAGACACAAGTTACCCAACTTCACATTCGCAATGGTGGTGAAACTCTATGTGCTGCTATAATTCACTATAAGGTCAACAAGTGTGCAACTACAATGAGAGAATTGGTTCTGCCTCAAAGGCTCCCAAgacccggcttataaaggcgcctaGACCTAGGGTTACAAGGAGTGGTACAGGTCAGATTCTACTAGCAGTAACCTAATTGATACAACTTGTCGTACACAAAAAATTCCGCTAACCTATGTAGGTACAGATCCATCCAACTACGTCGGTGACGGATCCAGCTAGACCTTCTTATTCTGGACTCCCCATCTTGATCAATTAGCaactgggtcgcccggttgggccATAGGCCCATCCACCATCTGTGGGTCATCCGGACTTGCCGGAATTGGTCTATGTCGTTGGTATGCCCATAAAATATATGCACAACAAGTGCTTCATCTAGATCAGAAGATTGGGCGAGGATTGCCCTCATCTTCACGTGCCACAAAGAGAACCTTGTAGTGTAGTTTAACTACGGTAGATTGAACTTCAGTAACGCCATGTCACAAACCCTGGATCAAACACTACCACTTGTTATAAACGCGACATGTATAACACTGCAGAAACCGACTTCAATATTAGGTTATGCTCTTGTGTCATGGAAATAATTCTCTATGGCCGACAAACTCGCTAAATTTAGTCGAACCTAATATCTACTGGAATGCAAGGTGTACTAGGCTTTCGGCTAAAAAAAAATCCTCTTGACCAAGAGTATCCAATTGGGCATTTGGCCGAAGTCGCAACAAGTTTAGTGACCTAGTCAAGTAGTTTATCCATAATGTGTGTAACAGAAGAGCTCAAaaagtaggaacaggacaaaatgCACGAGCGGGTATCATATATTCCCATCAGGAATTAAAAGGAGAACAAAGAAACAGCAAAACTGTCATTTGAATGCCACGCAAGAAAAACACATGAGTTACAAAAAGAGAAAACAATGAGGCAGACCGCATGTTTGATTTTCTCCTTAATTTATGTGGAAATTCCATAGAAAATTTCAAAGGTACACAGGGTAAGAGATTCTGATGTTCCAATGGTACCAATGATTTTTTGCTACGGAACACGTATCCTCCAAAATCTCCGTTTCTAGTTTCTTGTTCCAAACAGGATCTAAGAGTTCGTTGGTCGATCATCTTGATTCTTGAGCCAGTTAAACAAGTTCATTTCCAAAGGGTAAATTACAATTTACCCTTTGTATATCACGGAAGGAGTATGACATACATGTAGATTTCAGTTTGTTATGGCTACCATGATGCCACTTCTCAAAATTCAAACTATAAGTgtctaattttttttaaaaaaaaatgtaGTACTCAACAGATGTGTGTTTACAGTCCCAAAAAAAATTTGGAACAAAATCCCAAATACACTCtgagaaacaaaaagaaaaatctaACATAAATAGTGTCACAAAAAGACAAAAGTACAAATGACACCATTCACATatcaatttgtcttttttgtttctctataTGTATTTCGAATTTGGTTCCCAAAACTCTAGAGATTATAAAGACAAATCTTGTGAACACTCGCACTATTTTTTTCGGACTTTTTAGACACCTGTAAATTTAAATTTTGAAGAATGGTGTCATGCATGGTAGCATTTGAATTGTGGCATCACTGAATATTTACCCGGCGAAAGAGATCAACTAGGGCCAAAATTTTCTACAGCCGGACAAAAGATCACCATCGGCCGAAATAATGTCGATGTAATGCAGTACATAATTTGCTAGATCAATACCTGCAGTTTTTCGTCTTGAAATACGAGTGCCACTCAGCTGAACTGAAGTCATTGAGTCAGACGTCCACATATTCTGATAGGAGAATCCGCGGGTCCACGCGGCGAACGCCCATTGGCCACGACGGGATAAACCATGGATGAAGCATAACCAATCTCGTGCCTCACCCAATCCTAGTGGCGCCAGATGATTCGCAGCTTCCTCGATCCGCGATATTTTACAACATCGCCTTAAAAAAGGAAACACCAGCGGACCAGCACACGCTAGCCAAGACCTGAGCAAGACACACTCTCCAGCTAGGATCAGCAGGGCAAGCAGCACAGCACAGCAGCAATGGCCACCATCAGCGCCGCCGTGGCGACCACCGTCGTTGCCCGTGCCGTAATCACCAGGCCGCAGGCTCTAGGTAAGTGGCGTTGCGTGCCTTCATGCCGCTCTAGGCACAAAACTCTTCCATTTGCACGTACGTTCACTCTGAGCTGAGCATGAAGGATCTGTCTATCAACTGTGCAGGTCTGCCTCAGCTGAGCACGAGGAGCCAGAGGGTGAGGTGCAGCTACTCCAAGGACGCCAAGGAGGCGACCCCGGCCGCCGCCGTCC
Coding sequences within it:
- the LOC127344576 gene encoding 4-hydroxyphenylacetaldehyde oxime monooxygenase, with amino-acid sequence MVFFSTQLLLLLLLPILGSLLLLARSGRKGKLAPGPVGMPMLGNLHQLGPLPHRNLRDIARRHGPVMLLRLGATRMLVVSSASAAREVLQTHDADCCSRTAGPGPKLLSYGFKDVAFAPYGEQWREMRKLFVKELVSMRRVKAAWGARQAQVEKLMAGLTPNTPVALGERIYGLVNGIICTVAFGDVYGAEMFHRVLGEALELQASFSAEDFFPNAAGRLVDRLTGLAASRDRSFAAIDTFLEVVIEQHLEPKSEREGSDLVDVLINLSKEQPAFTRDNVKAILMDTFVGGVNTTSVTIMWAMSELIRNPRVLKKVQEEIRVAARGNNWVQPEDMPKLSYLRMVVKETLRLYPPATLLLPREALQHVKIGGYDVPARTRVAVNVWAIGRDPASWGECAEEFDPDRFEAGASHGEVDLHGAHFELLPFGAGRRICPGIAMALMNVEFTLANLLCGFDWALPEGTEVEDISMEETGAGLTFHRKTPLVLVPTLPQRA